A genomic window from Archaeoglobus profundus DSM 5631 includes:
- a CDS encoding metal-dependent hydrolase has protein sequence MKITWLGHACFLLEGTKKIIIDPFLTGNPTAPVKPEEIDVDLILVTHGHGDHLGDAEAISKRCKAPIVAVYELAVYLAKRGCETIGMNIGGTLDYEGVKVSMVNAVHSADIVGNEIVSGGKAVGYVVEDGVSVYHAGDTDVFMDMQLIGEIYKPKVALLPIGGFYTMSPKTALKAIELLKPEIVVPMHYNTFPPIKQDPEEFKREAEKLGVKVVILKPGESFEV, from the coding sequence ATGAAGATAACTTGGCTCGGACATGCGTGCTTTCTGCTTGAAGGAACGAAGAAGATCATAATCGATCCCTTCCTAACGGGAAACCCCACAGCCCCAGTAAAGCCAGAGGAGATTGATGTGGATCTTATACTCGTAACTCACGGACACGGAGATCACTTAGGCGATGCTGAAGCCATTTCTAAGAGATGCAAGGCTCCTATAGTTGCAGTTTACGAGCTTGCGGTTTATCTGGCTAAGAGGGGTTGCGAGACCATAGGGATGAACATCGGTGGGACTCTCGACTACGAAGGCGTTAAGGTGAGCATGGTTAACGCCGTGCATTCAGCTGATATAGTGGGAAATGAAATCGTGAGTGGTGGAAAGGCCGTGGGTTACGTGGTTGAAGATGGTGTTTCAGTTTATCATGCTGGCGATACGGATGTTTTCATGGATATGCAACTGATTGGAGAGATATACAAGCCGAAGGTGGCACTTTTGCCAATAGGTGGATTTTACACCATGTCACCGAAAACCGCTTTGAAAGCCATCGAGTTGCTCAAACCCGAAATAGTTGTTCCCATGCACTACAACACTTTCCCTCCGATAAAGCAGGATCCTGAGGAGTTTAAGAGAGAAGCGGAGAAATTGGGAGTTAAGGTGGTAATTCTCAAGCCGGGAGAAAGTTTTGAAGTTTAA